In Nicotiana tabacum cultivar K326 chromosome 10, ASM71507v2, whole genome shotgun sequence, the DNA window aaaaataaaaataaaaatccaagtgTTACCGCATCTAAGaattttttgcttcttttgttttgttctttgtaAGTCTGCATTGAGTCCGAGAGATCTAGATCTTTTGAGACAGCTTTccttgatatgatttgaggtcttCCTTGTtctcttttatcactttcaattATTATATCATTGTACATATGGACCATTGCATGTGAAAATAAACCATGTTAAGTAacctcttattttattttagtgcTACTTATAGTATATCCTCTGTGTGTGGTTTTCTAATCTTGCCATATCCTGTATATTACCATCCATCTTAACATTTGCATGTCTTGTGGATATGTTAAGGTTTAAAGGACCAACATTCACTACATATAGCATTACTAGTTTCACAACCATTATATAGTATTTGACTTTCACTTTAGTGGGTATCTTCCAATCTTTAAGCACTACCCTGTCACCCCTCCATTTCAactatcttttttatttttattttttatgcattACATTTTCATCTATCATGCCATCCTCCTGGAAGACTGAGCCTAAATATTTGAATTGTCTGCACTTGTATACCATAGTCCCTTCTGATCTCACTTCACTTGCATTCTTCTTGTGGAGGCTAACCCTCGTAACATTCATAGTATCTTTACTTTCGTAGATCTAATTCTACCAATATAGCTAAGGTTTCTGTCATGGATATATGAACATATGCGATTTTATCCTCATGATTTGTGTTGAGCAATTGATTGCAATATCATTTTCATCTCTCATTGATCTTGCAACTATCCATCAAATTTGTTGGCAATTATCTTAATACACTTACCTTGGTTTGGGTCTTTACCCATCTTCTCTTTTAGTTGTGCTAGCTTATAGATCACATACTCACAGATGCAGAAAAAACATCCAATTAAAGTTAGCTATGATATGCAAAAGTCTGGAGACATAATAATAAATTTGAACTTTGTTAGTTTTTAAGGACAAGTGGCATCTGGCGATTATTAATTTATGTAATACAGAAGAGTTGATTCCCATGACTGGACCATGAAAGCTTGTAACCAGACAAGATAGTGTTATTGGCTGTGGTCTGAATGATTCCTCTCACAAACTCATCCTCCAATGCAGTTAATAAACTTTTTATTGACCGTCATTATGAGGTTTATAATTCTTGAAATATATATTAATAGACAGTTAACAAAGGTGTTATGTCTGTTGGGGATGATTCTTGTTCCAATCTTTTGTTATAACTGCAATATAAGTTTTCTCCCACCAATTAATAGGTTTAATTTTGTGCTTTATTGGCCTTTGGGCATGTCTCACACTACATCTATTAGTTTCTTGAAAGTCTGCTTgtattcttttgtttttcttttccttggggtATTATGGATTATGGAGTGGCATTCAAAATCTGAAGTATCATATTTGGTCTACTTAACGAGATGTACATGTGCTTGTCTGCCCAAGACGCGAAGTAAAGCGCTTTGGTGATCTTTCTGCTGATGAAACTAGCGACTTGTGGCTTACAGCACAAAAAGTGGGCAAGCAACTTGAGTCCTACCACAAGGCATCCTCTCTTACATTTGCAATCCAAGTAAGAAGGCAGAGTTGTTATCATTAATGATATTATTGTAAAACCTGATATGCTCAGATTTTTGAAAAAGAcagctacaacaacaacaacctagtataatcccacttagcggggtctggggagggtagtgtgtacgcagaccttacccgtaccctggggtagagaggctgtttccaaatagacccccggcatccttccctccaagaacttctcaccttgctcttggggagactcgaactcacaacatcTTGCTGGATGCAGAATTTGATATTTATAAGTATTCTTGGCATCATTGTACAATGTAAAAAGGATAGCCAGATTTTCTTTGTGATTGAGTTATGTATACTTTCACTTAtgttcttgttttattattatttgtttcctttgGCTTATTTTACTGGTTGAGAAGCTGGTCCTAAGTTCTTTGCTTCTGTTAATATCTCAGGATGGACCCCAGGCGGGGCAGACAGTTCCTCATGTTCATATTCACATCATCCCACGTAAAAGTGGTGACTTTGAAAAGAATGATGAAATTTATGATGCTGTAGGATTCAAATATCTGTTACTGATTACTAGTACTTAGTTGGCTGGATTCAAAATACAAATTGCCGGTACTAATCTTTTGCATTATTCATGCAGCTGGACGTGAAGGAGAAGGAGATGAAGCAATCGCTCGATTTGGACAAAGAAAGGAAAGACAGAAGCATTGAGGAGATGGCTGAAGAGGCAGATGAATACAGAAAACTTTTCTAGTGAAGAGGCATAATATATCATCTCATTATTGTCTTTAGAATCCAGCTGTTGCCTATTGATCACTAACTATTCCGTGGATGTAACATTCGGATATTATAAACTAGTATTATATGATTACATTCTGGTGTTAGCAGTAAGATATTCCCATCTGAGAAGGGAATTTTACTGATATAATTGAAGCTGTTGTTGTTTTTTCCTGTACTCAAATTTGTTTGCTATACCACTGATATATCAATGATAGCCACTGCAGAATTGGGGTTTAGGGTTACAAGCCCTTCAATTATCCTGAGGATTCCATGATCTCATATTTTTTTTGCTTTCCCGACCAGAATTAGAATGTTGAGATACCTTGATCCTTATACTTTCAATCGCGTTATTCTAATTGGAATAGAAGGAGTCcccattttatttttgtaacaatGTTTGATGTATGTTTTTTTAAGATGCCATTTTACACTAGAGCCATTTTTACGCTCTT includes these proteins:
- the LOC107832232 gene encoding bifunctional bis(5'-adenosyl)-triphosphatase/adenylylsulfatase FHIT isoform X1, with product MLKLLSFVSSHNFTPLSNFIGGIQFQSAFTPTNHFFHLARVFSSISHSQSKMEADSYMFGPYKIDKKEVFYSTDLSYALVNLRPLLPGHVLVCPRREVKRFGDLSADETSDLWLTAQKVGKQLESYHKASSLTFAIQDGPQAGQTVPHVHIHIIPRKSGDFEKNDEIYDALDVKEKEMKQSLDLDKERKDRSIEEMAEEADEYRKLF
- the LOC107832232 gene encoding bifunctional bis(5'-adenosyl)-triphosphatase/adenylylsulfatase FHIT isoform X2, with amino-acid sequence MLKLLSFVSSHNFTPLSNFIGGIQFQSAFTPTNHFFHLARVFSSISHSQSKMEADSYMFGPYKIDKKEVFYSTDLSYALVNLRPLLPGHVLVCPRREVKRFGDLSADETSDLWLTAQKVGKQLESYHKASSLTFAIQLDVKEKEMKQSLDLDKERKDRSIEEMAEEADEYRKLF